From a region of the Primulina eburnea isolate SZY01 unplaced genomic scaffold, ASM2296580v1 ctg462_ERROPOS116474, whole genome shotgun sequence genome:
- the LOC140821211 gene encoding uncharacterized protein: MTELVMQEYGAQGRLSEPTRESLRPQGQSFKYHKGSSSSSASSGKRRFDSRRVESRGSSSQSVQGQRGESRAVRCFRCGGPHLIRDCTQTEITCFECGGVGHLARQCPSREGQRDPRSARGRSSERGGRQPRQFTPQPSGGQPRMQGAGPPQAQVYALTREQAEEAREEMIAGKCYSCSYPAYILIDTGASHTFISKRFVIEHHMRSSPLSMPLSVSTPSGVDISVVSMISDDEKERWTFYGKGSRPRVPLVSAIRICDREEEGSGNIVAEFSDVFTDEIPGFPPAREVEFGIELMPGISPISRAPYRMAPAELRELKAQLQDLLDKGYIRPSVSPWGSACCGICLETAETTRNKTELNMRQRRWLDLLKYYDCEIEYHPGRANLTADALSRKVSCTAEDVSRLSAMMISCCSLGYDFDISTTPIQISTLLAEPDIYGCIRDAQMTDERVQRWKELVSRKQDTCFRVADDGSLRMKDRWVVPDASELRQGLLRRAHCSRYSIHLGGKKMYKDLRSQFWWKGMKRDVIDFSSIPLVEFAYNNGYQSSIQMAPFEALYGRRCRSPLYWDDVDRAAVTGPDMIHEMEQKGDRVFLKVSPFRGTVRFGMKGKLAPRYVGPYEILQRIGTLAYRLALPPSLSGIHDVFHVSMLRKYEPDPSHVLDIFEVQLDPDVSYVERPVCILDRSERKLRSKLIPMVKVQWEHRGVEEATWETERHIRELYPYLF, from the exons ATGACTGAGTTGGTTATGCAGGAGTATGGTGCTCAGGGACGATTATCAGAGCCGACTAGGGAGTCATTGCGACCACAGGGACAATCTTTTAAATATCATAagggttcatcttcttcttcagCATCATCTGGGAAGCGTCGATTTGATTCACGACGTGTTGAGAGTCGTGGGAGCAGTTCTCAgtctgttcaggggcagagagggGAGTCCAGAGCAGTGAGATGTTTTCGTTGTGGGGGACCTCATCTGATCAGAGATTGTACACAGACCGAGATCACCTGTTTTGAGTGTGGCGGTGTTGGTCATCTGGCGAGACAGTGTCCTAGTCGTGAGGGGCAGCGAGATCCTAGGAGTGCTAGAGGTAGATCCTCAGAGAGAGGAGGACGACAGCCTCGGCAGTTTACACCACAACCTTCTGGAGGACAGCCACGTATGCAGGGAGCTGGTCCGCCTCAGGCACAGGTGTATGCTTTGACACGAGAGCAGGCAGAGGAGGCACGAGAGGAGATGATAGCGGGTAAGTGTTATTCATGttcttatcctgcttatattctTATTGATACTGGTGCCTCGCATACTTTTATATCGAAGAGGTTTGTGATTGAGCATCATATGCGCTCGTCTCCATTGTCTATGCCTCTTTCTGTTTCGACACCTTCTGGAGTTGATATATCAGTGGTATCTATGATATCAGATG ATGAGAAAGAGCGTTGGACATTTTATGGGAAGGGTTCTCGTCCTCGTGTTCCGTTGGTATCTGCTATCCGGAT atgtgaCAGAGAAGAAGAAGGAAGTGGGAATATAGTTGCTGAGTTTTCCGATGTCTTtactgatgagattccaggcttCCCACCAGCCCGTGAGGTGGAGTTTgggattgagttgatgccaggtattTCCCCTATTTCTCGTGCTccttacagaatggcaccagcagAGTTGAGAGAGTTGAAAGCCCAGTTGCAGGACTTGTTGGACAAGGGATACATTCGCCCTAGTGTATCgccttggg GATCGGCATGTTgtggcatatgcctcgagacagctgaaaccacaCGAAACAAG acagagttgaatatgagacagagacgatgGCTAGATTTGCTGAAatattatgattgtgagattgaaTATCATCCTGGTCGAGCcaatcttacagctgatgcattgagccgtaaaGTGAGTTGTACTGCAGAGGATGTGAGTCGCTTATCAGCTATGATGATATCTTGTTGTTCCttgggatatgattttgatatctCGACGACTCCTATCCAGATATCTACCTTATTAGCTGAACCTGATATATATGGTTGTATTCGTGATGCACAGATGACAGATGAGAGAGTTCAGCGATGGAAGGAGTTGGTTTCTCGGAAACAAGATACTTGTTTTAGAGTGGCTGATGATGGCAGTTTGAGGATGAAGGATAGATGGGTAGTTCCTGATGCATCTGAGCTGCGCCAGGGTCTGTTGCGGCGTGCACATTGCAGTCGATATTCTATCCATCTTGGTGGCaagaagatgtataaagatctaCGCTCtcagttttggtggaagggaatgaaacgtgatgtgattgatttt TCATCTATTCCATTGGTAGAGTTTGCGTATAACAATGGTTATCAGAGTAGTATTCAGATGGCTCCAtttgaggcattgtatgggagaCGCTGTAGATCTCCGTTATACTGGGATGATGTTGATCGAGCTGCAGTTACCGGTCCTGATATGATTCATGAGATGGAACAGAAA GGcgatcgagtatttttgaaagtttCTCCTTTTCGTGGCACAGTGCGATTTGGCATGAAAGGAAAGTTGGCACCGAGGTATGTTGGCCCATATGAGATATTACAGCGGATAGGCACGTTGGCTTATCGATTGGCTCTACCTCCATCTTTATCTGGTATTCATGACGTATTCCATGTGTCGATGTTGCGGAAGTATGAGCCTGACCCTTCACATGTGTTGGATATTTTTGAGGTTCAGTTAGATCCTGATGTGTCTTATGTTGAGAGACCAGTTTGTATTTTGGATCGATCTGAACGGAAGCTTCGTAGTAAGCTTATACCGatggtgaaggttcagtgggaaCATAGAGGTgtcgaagaggccacttgggagacagagcggCATATAAGGGAGCTCTACCCCTACTTATTTTGA
- the LOC140821212 gene encoding non-specific lipid-transfer protein 1-like has protein sequence MPANVVSGSKLWAMGILMISAMWASHAGAVPCTTAVATLGPCVDYLVGRASSVTVPCCQGADSLNRMVKTKPELQSLCECLKQAAAAMGVLPDRAAAIPVLCKITVPFPISYDVDCSKVQSVYGRNQTETQSMLRH, from the exons ATGCCTGCAAATGTGGTCTCCGGCTCCAAATTATGGGCCATGGGAATACTCATGATTTCAGCAATGTGGGCGAGCCATGCCGGTGCGGTCCCGTGCACCACCGCTGTCGCGACGCTGGGACCATGCGTGGATTATCTCGTGGGCAGGGCAAGCAGCGTGACGGTTCCGTGCTGCCAGGGAGCGGACTCGCTGAATCGGATGGTTAAGACGAAGCCGGAGTTGCAAAGCTTGTGCGAATGCCTTAAACAGGCGGCGGCTGCGATGGGGGTTTTGCCTGACAGAGCGGCGGCCATTCCCGTTCTTTGCAAGATAACTGTTCCTTTTCCTATTAGCTACGATGTTGACTGCAGCAA GGTCCAATCCGTGTATGGTCGCAACCAGACGGAAACGCAAAGCATGCTGCGGCATTAA